A region of Thermococcus barossii DNA encodes the following proteins:
- a CDS encoding DEAD/DEAH box helicase has translation MLFVVRPGRKKNELEAFFIESEPEKLTAMKNLKADRIYRFIMREGRLFKVLEGSNYRNPKEIEKLLRQARIVLVNADEWEDYFRRRLQNKRVEKAELCRLCLLEGRITVLTPGNRIKYRDEYICERCAEDELKRELRFRFKSVAMFDQAKKLLERFRDLDKVLYAFDPRFDPTRHPEITKWDELKAKHVRVEKLKVDELNLPEKFKSVLKAEGVNELLPVQSLAVKNGLLEGENLLVVSATASGKTLIGELAGVPGAMEGKKLLFLVPLVALANQKYEDFRRRYSKLGLRVAIRVGMSRIKTRDELVVVDTGIDADIIVGTYEGIDYLLRAGRKIGNVGTIVIDEIHTLDDEERGPRLDGLIARLRKLYPKAQFIGLSATVGNPEELAKELGLKLVLYDERPVDLERHIIIARNESEKWRHIAVLCRAEASRKSRQGYRGQSIVFTFSRKRTHELAAYLTSKGLKAKPYHSGLPYRQRKLTEMEFLAQRLDVVVTTAALGAGVDFPASQVIFESLAMGNKWLTVREFHQMLGRAGRPLYHEKGRVYLIVEPGRKYSAQMESSEDEVAFKLLTAPIEPVMVEWSDELEQDNVLAHSCVFNHLDVIEDVQSKCLGANQSAEKVLEKLSGYGFVRLKGSLVDVTPYGRAVSMSFLLPREATFVRGNLGKKPPQGIAVKLLPFENLYLSGTLQRELEGAVRGRLSANVFSPSFASILEELDKVIPELSPNAAERLFTIYQEFFMCPEDDCTDYAMERVSNLIIELRRNGKHPTQIAEHFRKVYGLIVYPGDVFTWLDGIVRKLEAIERIARVFGVRTAESEAKLLRREIEEGRTIRGDHGGGRGHQGPLDWRGREGRKARGRSDQPQGRHRNGRRNG, from the coding sequence ATGCTCTTCGTTGTGAGACCGGGGAGAAAGAAAAACGAGCTGGAAGCGTTTTTCATCGAGAGCGAGCCGGAAAAGCTCACCGCGATGAAGAACCTGAAAGCTGACAGGATATACCGCTTTATAATGCGCGAGGGAAGGCTCTTCAAGGTTCTGGAGGGAAGCAACTACCGCAATCCGAAGGAGATCGAGAAGCTCCTCCGCCAGGCAAGAATCGTCCTCGTCAATGCCGATGAGTGGGAGGACTACTTCAGGCGGAGGCTCCAGAACAAGCGCGTAGAGAAGGCCGAGCTGTGCCGCCTCTGCCTGCTGGAAGGTAGGATAACAGTTCTCACCCCCGGAAACCGAATAAAATACCGGGACGAGTACATCTGCGAGCGCTGTGCCGAGGACGAGCTGAAAAGGGAGCTTCGCTTCAGGTTTAAGAGCGTGGCCATGTTTGACCAGGCGAAGAAGCTCCTCGAACGCTTTAGAGATCTTGACAAGGTTCTCTACGCCTTCGACCCGCGCTTCGACCCGACGAGGCACCCCGAGATAACCAAGTGGGACGAGCTGAAGGCAAAGCACGTAAGAGTTGAGAAGCTCAAAGTGGACGAGCTGAATCTCCCCGAGAAGTTTAAATCCGTTCTCAAGGCGGAAGGTGTTAACGAGCTCCTCCCGGTTCAGAGTCTGGCCGTTAAAAACGGCCTCCTCGAAGGGGAGAACCTCCTCGTCGTTTCTGCCACCGCCAGCGGTAAGACGCTCATAGGTGAGCTGGCAGGCGTTCCAGGGGCGATGGAGGGGAAAAAGCTTCTCTTCCTCGTTCCGCTCGTTGCCTTGGCAAACCAGAAGTACGAGGACTTCAGGAGGAGGTACTCCAAACTCGGCCTTCGTGTGGCGATAAGGGTTGGCATGAGCAGGATTAAGACGAGGGACGAACTGGTGGTCGTGGATACAGGCATAGACGCCGACATCATAGTGGGAACCTACGAGGGCATTGACTACCTCCTCAGAGCGGGGAGGAAGATAGGAAACGTGGGGACGATCGTTATAGACGAGATTCACACCCTCGACGACGAGGAGCGCGGACCGAGGCTTGATGGCCTGATAGCGAGGCTGAGAAAGCTCTACCCAAAGGCTCAGTTCATAGGGCTGAGCGCCACCGTCGGAAACCCCGAGGAGCTTGCCAAAGAGCTTGGCTTGAAGCTCGTCCTCTACGACGAGAGGCCCGTCGATTTGGAGAGGCACATAATCATCGCCCGCAATGAATCGGAGAAGTGGAGGCACATAGCGGTTCTGTGCCGTGCAGAGGCGAGCAGGAAGTCAAGGCAGGGCTACAGGGGTCAGAGCATAGTCTTCACCTTCTCGCGCAAGAGGACGCACGAGCTTGCCGCCTACCTCACGAGCAAAGGCCTCAAAGCCAAGCCCTACCACTCAGGTTTGCCTTACAGGCAGAGGAAACTCACCGAGATGGAGTTTTTAGCCCAGAGGCTCGACGTGGTAGTTACAACGGCCGCTTTGGGGGCGGGCGTTGATTTTCCGGCATCGCAGGTTATCTTCGAGAGCCTCGCCATGGGCAACAAGTGGCTCACCGTTCGGGAGTTCCACCAGATGCTCGGCCGCGCCGGAAGGCCGCTCTACCACGAGAAGGGCAGGGTTTACCTGATCGTGGAACCGGGGAGGAAGTACTCGGCCCAGATGGAGAGCTCCGAGGACGAGGTTGCGTTCAAGCTTTTAACAGCTCCAATCGAGCCCGTGATGGTGGAATGGAGCGACGAGCTCGAACAGGACAATGTTCTGGCCCATTCCTGCGTCTTCAATCATCTTGACGTCATTGAGGACGTGCAAAGTAAATGTCTCGGCGCCAATCAGAGTGCCGAGAAGGTTCTGGAGAAGCTCAGCGGGTACGGCTTCGTCCGCCTCAAGGGCTCCCTCGTCGATGTCACCCCCTACGGAAGGGCCGTAAGCATGAGCTTTTTGCTCCCCAGGGAGGCGACCTTTGTAAGGGGCAACCTTGGAAAGAAGCCACCCCAGGGGATAGCCGTCAAGCTACTCCCCTTCGAGAACCTGTATTTGAGCGGAACGCTCCAGAGGGAGCTTGAGGGTGCAGTTAGGGGGAGGCTGAGTGCGAATGTCTTCTCCCCGAGCTTCGCGTCGATTCTGGAAGAGCTCGATAAAGTTATCCCAGAACTCAGCCCCAACGCGGCGGAGAGGCTGTTCACGATCTATCAGGAGTTCTTTATGTGTCCAGAGGACGACTGCACCGACTACGCGATGGAGCGCGTTAGCAACCTGATAATCGAGCTGAGGAGGAACGGCAAGCACCCAACCCAGATAGCGGAGCACTTCAGGAAGGTCTACGGCCTCATCGTTTACCCGGGCGACGTCTTCACGTGGCTCGACGGAATAGTCAGAAAGCTTGAAGCCATCGAGAGGATAGCAAGGGTTTTCGGGGTAAGGACTGCCGAGAGTGAGGCGAAGCTTCTCAGGAGGGAGATCGAGGAGGGCAGGACAATACGAGGGGACCATGGGGGCGGAAGAGGACACCAAGGGCCCTTAG
- a CDS encoding Lrp/AsnC family transcriptional regulator codes for MPGVDEKDREILRILRREGRITLTELGKRVGLSPASVKNRVEKLERLGAIRGYSAVIDPAFLDEYVQAFFELRLAIDDHTIDPILKRIAKLDEVQSLYRRSGERQILVMASFHNTDEVKAFAGRLKRFFGKNLERVEVTLIIDTFKENWVPSEAERH; via the coding sequence ATGCCGGGAGTAGACGAGAAGGACAGGGAAATACTCAGAATCCTGAGGAGAGAGGGTAGGATAACCCTAACCGAACTCGGAAAGCGGGTTGGCCTGTCCCCGGCGAGCGTTAAAAACCGGGTTGAGAAGCTGGAGAGGCTTGGGGCTATACGGGGATACTCCGCTGTCATCGACCCGGCCTTCCTCGACGAGTACGTCCAGGCATTCTTTGAACTGCGCCTGGCGATAGACGACCACACGATTGACCCCATTCTGAAGCGCATCGCCAAGCTTGATGAGGTTCAGAGCCTCTACCGCCGCAGCGGCGAGAGGCAGATACTCGTTATGGCCAGCTTTCACAACACCGACGAGGTCAAGGCCTTCGCGGGGAGGCTTAAACGGTTCTTCGGCAAGAACCTGGAGCGGGTGGAGGTGACGCTCATAATAGACACCTTCAAGGAGAACTGGGTTCCGAGTGAGGCCGAGAGGCACTGA
- a CDS encoding tyrosine--tRNA ligase translates to MDIERRIELVKRKPTEELLTEENLRHLFEVGAPMQHYIGFEISGYIHLGTGLMAGAKIADLQKAGIKTRIFLADWHSWINDKLGGDLEVIQKVALTYFKEGMKQSIKVMGGDPEKVEFVLASEILEKGDYWQTVIDISKNVTLARMMRSITIMGRQMGEGIDFAKLIYPAMQVADIFYQGVTIAHAGMDQRKAHVIAIEVAQKLKYHALEWKGEKLKPVALHHHLLLGLQEPPVWPIESEEQFKELKTQMKMSKSKPYSAVFIHDTPEEIRQKLRKAFCPAREVTYNPVLDWAEYIIFREEPTEFTVHRPAKFGGDVTYTTFEELKRDFAEGKLHPLDLKNAVAEYLIELLRPVREYFERHPEPLELMREIKITR, encoded by the coding sequence ATGGATATTGAGCGAAGGATAGAGCTCGTTAAAAGAAAGCCAACGGAGGAGCTCCTAACCGAGGAGAACCTCAGGCACCTGTTTGAAGTCGGTGCTCCGATGCAACACTACATCGGGTTTGAGATAAGCGGTTACATTCACCTCGGAACCGGACTCATGGCTGGAGCGAAGATAGCCGACCTCCAGAAGGCTGGAATCAAGACGAGGATTTTCCTCGCCGACTGGCACAGCTGGATAAACGACAAACTCGGCGGGGATCTGGAGGTAATCCAGAAGGTGGCTTTGACCTACTTCAAGGAGGGCATGAAGCAGAGCATAAAGGTCATGGGCGGCGACCCTGAGAAGGTCGAGTTCGTCCTCGCGAGCGAGATACTTGAGAAGGGCGACTACTGGCAGACGGTCATAGACATCTCCAAGAACGTCACCCTCGCAAGGATGATGCGCTCCATAACCATCATGGGGCGCCAGATGGGAGAGGGGATAGACTTCGCAAAGCTCATCTACCCGGCCATGCAGGTCGCCGATATCTTCTATCAGGGGGTCACGATAGCTCACGCCGGAATGGATCAAAGGAAGGCCCACGTCATAGCCATCGAGGTGGCTCAGAAGCTCAAGTACCACGCCCTCGAATGGAAGGGCGAGAAGCTCAAGCCCGTCGCCCTGCACCACCACCTCCTCCTCGGCCTTCAGGAGCCACCGGTCTGGCCAATCGAGAGCGAGGAGCAGTTCAAGGAGCTGAAGACACAGATGAAGATGAGCAAGAGCAAGCCCTACTCGGCGGTTTTCATCCACGATACGCCGGAGGAGATAAGGCAAAAGCTCAGGAAGGCCTTCTGCCCCGCGAGGGAGGTGACCTACAACCCGGTCCTCGACTGGGCAGAGTACATAATCTTCAGGGAAGAGCCAACGGAGTTCACGGTTCACAGGCCCGCCAAGTTCGGCGGCGACGTCACCTACACCACCTTCGAGGAGCTCAAGAGGGACTTTGCCGAGGGCAAGCTTCACCCGCTCGACCTCAAGAACGCAGTGGCTGAATACCTCATCGAGCTCCTCAGGCCGGTAAGGGAGTACTTCGAGAGGCACCCCGAACCGTTGGAGCTGATGCGGGAGATAAAGATCACCCGCTGA
- a CDS encoding DUF4350 domain-containing protein codes for MRKAAIILAVFVFFGVFGFAMASATTIGVDLSHGESDKGLAVLTDKNGNVIAEGMIKTITDVNWVYIGDPALADQLGIQSVGEKITADALKDVDFLIIGQPSQPFSNDEIKAIEEWWNQGGKILWVAADSDYGDGKDRIDYADSILDALGVHLRVDQASVEDATSNAGAGYRVVGLVNPSADTPNKDMLTKDLKNGGKVLFHGPGVVAYVDDNGNWKPLPAGGGIENVYVIVTSSGDGQIVENTDPAAQAYTAGETGQFPLMAVEVFPDKKNVLIVSGETPYGGYEPMWSPTYHGVDLDGPQFVTNFIHWTIDLQQSLGKEEGGGGGSTCGPAALLGLAIIPLALYRRKR; via the coding sequence ATGAGGAAGGCTGCAATAATACTTGCGGTGTTTGTTTTCTTTGGAGTGTTTGGATTCGCCATGGCCAGCGCCACCACCATCGGTGTTGACCTCTCCCATGGTGAAAGCGACAAGGGCCTGGCAGTATTGACTGACAAGAACGGCAACGTCATCGCCGAGGGAATGATAAAGACCATCACCGATGTCAACTGGGTTTACATCGGCGACCCCGCTCTGGCGGACCAGCTCGGGATACAGAGCGTCGGCGAGAAGATAACCGCCGATGCCCTCAAGGACGTCGACTTCCTTATCATAGGCCAGCCGAGCCAGCCCTTCAGCAACGACGAGATAAAAGCCATCGAAGAGTGGTGGAACCAGGGCGGAAAGATTCTCTGGGTTGCCGCCGACAGTGACTACGGCGACGGTAAGGACAGGATTGACTACGCTGACTCTATTCTCGACGCGCTTGGCGTTCACCTTAGGGTCGACCAGGCCTCCGTTGAGGATGCCACCAGCAACGCTGGAGCCGGCTACCGTGTCGTCGGCCTCGTCAATCCCTCAGCCGATACTCCAAACAAGGACATGCTCACCAAGGACCTCAAGAACGGTGGAAAGGTCCTCTTCCACGGACCGGGTGTCGTTGCCTACGTTGACGACAACGGCAACTGGAAGCCGCTCCCTGCCGGAGGGGGCATTGAGAACGTCTACGTCATCGTCACCAGCAGCGGCGACGGCCAGATCGTCGAGAACACTGACCCAGCGGCCCAGGCCTACACCGCCGGTGAGACTGGCCAGTTCCCGCTCATGGCCGTTGAGGTCTTCCCGGACAAGAAGAACGTCCTCATCGTCAGCGGTGAGACCCCATACGGCGGCTACGAGCCCATGTGGAGCCCGACCTACCACGGAGTCGACCTCGACGGCCCGCAGTTCGTCACCAACTTCATCCACTGGACCATTGACCTCCAGCAGAGCCTCGGAAAGGAAGAGGGTGGCGGCGGTGGAAGCACCTGCGGTCCGGCCGCTCTCCTCGGACTCGCCATAATACCTCTCGCCCTCTACAGGAGGAAGAGGTGA
- a CDS encoding ABC transporter substrate-binding protein: MKKWASLGLILLLALSVVASGCISGGGGESSGITLVIVTRHDATIQYMAKQAFLKSDIAKQYNIVDLKFIKVPESLWPSYIEKGADVGWGGGPTLFDDLYKAGYLAPITDEKVLGLIGNQIPTQLAGMPMVRKEGDKVYWIAAALSSFGFTVNKAQLKKWNLPVPEKWEDVASEEWALNPPQYGIADPTRSTSNTRIYQIIVQAFGWDQGWRIMTLIAANSKIYMQSDAVRDAVINGEIAAGNTIDFYGYTAMQQNPDCQYIVPKGESIINGDPIALLKNAQHPEAAQAFIYWVLTEGQAVWMSPDVNRLPINPNIFDMKITKTYADIIFKGQHEGQTYGQVRPALKKAYQDAINAEGIPFDDKRALETVSALQYYFKATLVDPNQKLHDAWVAIVQAYKEGKITKEQFEQLKDELTAPIQFKDPETGKMVTFTEEYAKKINDKITKDRNFQDQLVQEWRQAAGNKYDKVLQDLQSMTG, encoded by the coding sequence ATGAAGAAATGGGCCTCCCTTGGTCTTATCCTGCTTCTTGCACTCAGTGTTGTGGCCAGCGGCTGCATCAGTGGCGGCGGTGGCGAAAGCAGCGGCATAACCCTCGTTATCGTCACCAGACACGACGCCACCATACAGTACATGGCCAAGCAGGCGTTCCTCAAGAGCGACATAGCTAAGCAGTACAACATCGTGGACCTCAAGTTCATTAAGGTCCCTGAGAGCCTCTGGCCGAGCTACATCGAGAAAGGTGCCGATGTCGGCTGGGGTGGAGGTCCGACACTCTTCGACGACCTCTACAAGGCCGGCTACCTCGCCCCGATAACGGACGAGAAGGTTCTCGGCCTCATAGGCAACCAGATTCCGACCCAGCTCGCAGGAATGCCCATGGTCAGGAAGGAAGGCGACAAGGTTTACTGGATCGCCGCTGCACTCTCATCCTTCGGATTCACCGTCAACAAGGCCCAGCTCAAGAAGTGGAACCTTCCGGTTCCCGAGAAGTGGGAGGACGTTGCCAGTGAAGAGTGGGCACTCAACCCGCCCCAGTACGGCATAGCCGACCCGACGAGGAGCACCTCCAACACGAGGATTTACCAGATAATCGTCCAGGCCTTCGGCTGGGATCAGGGCTGGCGCATTATGACCCTCATAGCGGCCAATTCCAAGATATACATGCAGAGCGACGCCGTCAGGGATGCGGTTATAAACGGTGAAATCGCCGCTGGAAACACCATCGACTTCTACGGCTACACCGCCATGCAGCAGAACCCGGACTGCCAGTACATAGTGCCGAAGGGAGAGAGCATAATCAACGGCGACCCAATAGCGCTTCTCAAGAACGCCCAGCACCCTGAGGCAGCCCAGGCCTTCATCTACTGGGTCCTCACAGAGGGCCAGGCCGTCTGGATGAGCCCGGACGTCAACAGGCTCCCGATCAACCCGAACATCTTCGACATGAAGATAACCAAGACCTACGCTGACATAATCTTCAAGGGCCAGCACGAGGGACAGACCTACGGCCAGGTGAGGCCGGCCCTCAAGAAGGCCTACCAGGACGCAATCAACGCCGAGGGAATACCCTTCGACGACAAGCGTGCCCTTGAGACGGTCAGCGCACTCCAGTACTACTTCAAGGCCACCCTCGTTGACCCGAACCAGAAGCTCCACGACGCATGGGTTGCCATAGTGCAGGCATACAAAGAGGGCAAGATAACCAAGGAGCAGTTTGAACAGCTCAAGGACGAGCTCACCGCCCCGATACAGTTCAAGGACCCGGAGACCGGCAAGATGGTGACCTTCACTGAGGAGTACGCCAAGAAGATAAACGACAAGATAACCAAGGACAGGAACTTCCAGGACCAGCTCGTCCAGGAGTGGCGGCAGGCGGCAGGAAACAAGTACGACAAGGTTCTCCAGGACCTTCAGAGCATGACCGGCTGA